One part of the Arabidopsis thaliana chromosome 1 sequence genome encodes these proteins:
- a CDS encoding DNA-directed RNA polymerase I subunit RPA12-like protein — translation MEKSRESDILFCNLCGTMLVLKSTKYAECPLCETTRNGKEIIDKNLAYTVTTEDIRRELGISE, via the exons ATGGAGAAATCTCGTGAAAGTGATATCTTGTTCTGTAATTTGTGTGGGACAATGCTGGTCTTGAAATCAACCAAGTATGCAGAATGTCCACTATGCGAAACAACGCGAAATGGCAAAG AAATCATTGACAAGAATTTAGCTTACACAGTTACTACTGAG GATATCAGAAGAGAACTAGGAATATCAGAGTGA
- a CDS encoding ATP binding microtubule motor family protein: protein MEEKQKSLSPPPCPSTVTVRRNPPRRARATPFTTTTKPPLSSLACAKPHDVPTFPIDEILSIQIPQSEPKPAIAESLKIFLRIKPLRTFTKVTTTTKSRPRNVWPQNPSKKNNAKENRNPEITKKVRKKDEEACITLNDSYSVTLTPPQSLQELKRSKTEVYEGFSHVFPADCSQNDVYDKMVQPLLEDFMKGKSGMLAALGPSGSGKTHTVFGSLKDPGIVPITLRQIFKKNDESCSGSLRSFNLSIFEICSERGKGEKAYDLLGGESSELSVQQSTIRGLKEVPIQNLEEAESLIGQAMLKRATATTNSNSQSSRSQCIINIRASCNGFSNETKLQSSDAMLTIVDLAGAEREKRTGNQGERLVESNFINNTSMVFGQCLRSLLEYQKNRKKGLQKHHQNSLLTRYLRDYLEGKKRMALILTVKAGEEDYLDTSYLLRQASPYMKIKFDNTEEPCNKRQLKTFPRAEKNKKIKLSAPKTSQIEENFQGERCQISQEVNLQGKKADPTDRSSPRLEHVAQDKNEREHIIMRNFSKVLWNVLKQCNEKLKVAEGEIFTLKDSLRREQLKSLGLETELISLKSSCLAQPCIPEVEVIVNAKEHFEVDAALTNERNVDDDSCNLIKARREAGAEESSETPVPKVRNVDDDSCNLIKARREAGAEESSESPVLSVLRNVDDDSCNLIEARREAGSEESSKSPVPNVRNVDVDSCNLINPRREASTEESSESPVLSKNVKDAELVPCHLSSENDAEPRQSVNSEENVGIPSTITHVEAEVTDFQRDQAIQNQDDPTPSPEQVEVSQDCINSGLSNVQTKSAISRRFPDSEKQERNRRLLPASSRSLTEEMNDLEIKDIQTEKQQVKTTNTRVQKKAVSIQGQETEVPPREAEPASTKKQKNGQKPKRRLQPASSVLLTREINTLEIEDDIAEPKVNRGGKKTTVSQPRSQGSVTLLRLLTNNLHL, encoded by the exons atgGAGGAGAAACAGAAAAGTCTCAGTCCTCCGCCGTGTCCTTCCACTGTAACAGTGCGACGGAATCCTCCGAGGAGAGCTAGAGCAACGCCGTTTACTACTACAACTAAGCCACCTCTCTCCTCTTTAGCCTGCGCGAAACCCCACGACGTTCCTACTTTTCCGATCGACGAGATTCTCTCTATCCAAATCCCACAATCCGAACCAAAACCAGCGATTGCAGAGAGTTTGAAGATTTTCCTGAGAATCAAACCATTGAGAACTTTCACCAAGGTTACGACCACCACGAAGAGCAGACCTAGAAATGTGTGGCCACAGAATCCTTCGAAGAAGAACAACGCGAAAGAGAATAGAAATCCGGAGATTACGAAGAAGGTTAGGAAGAAGGACGAAGAAGCTTGTATTACTCTCAACGATTCTTATTCAGTTACGTTAACTCCGCCTCAATCGTTGCAAGAGCTGAAACGAAGTAAGACTGAGGTATACGAAGGGTTTTCTCATGTTTTCCCGGCGGATTGTTCTCAG AACGATGTGTATGATAAAATGGTTCAACCTTTGTTGGAGGATTTCATGAAAGGGAAAAGTGGAATGTTGGCGGCGTTGGGACCTAGCGGCTCGGGGAAGACTCATACGGTCTTTGGAAGTTTGAAGGATCCTGGAATTGTGCCAATTACACTCcgtcaaattttcaaaaagaacGATGAGAGTTGTTCTGGATCTTTGAG GTCATTTAACTTGTCGATATTTGAAATATGTTCTGAACGAGGGAAAGGGGAGAAAGCATATGATTTGCTAGGTGGTGAAAGCTCTGAATTGTCTGTTCAGCAATCAACCATCAGGGGTTTGAAAGag GTTCCAATCCAGAATCTGGAAGAAGCAGAGTCTTTAATTGGACAGGCAATGCTGAAACGTGCAACGGCTACAACAAACTCCAACAGCCAATCAAG TCGCTCACAATGCATCATCAACATACGAGCATCATGCAATGGCTTTTCCAACGAAACAAAATTGCAGTCTAGTGATGCTATGCTGACAATAGTGGACCTGGCGGGAgcagaaagagagaaaagaacaGGAAATCAG GGAGAAAGGTTGGTTGAGAGTAATTTCATCAATAATACATCCATGGTTTTCGGTCAATGTTTACGG TCACTGTTGGAGTACCAGAAGAACCGAAAGAAGGGATTGCAGAAACATCATCAAAATTCTTTG TTAACAAGGTACTTGCGAGATTACCTAGAGGGGAAAAAGAGGATGGCTTTG ATTTTAACTGTCAAAGCAGGGGAAGAGGATTATCTTGATACCTCCTATCTTTTGAGACAAGCATCACCGTATATGAAAATCAA atttgatAACACTGAGGAACCTTGCAACAAGAGACAGCTCAAGACATTTCCAAGAgctgaaaaaaacaagaagattaaACTTAGTGCTCCCAAGACTTCCCAA attgaagaaaattttcaagGCGAGAGATGCCAAATTTCTCAGGAAG TGAATTTGCAGGGAAAGAAGGCTGATCCAACAGACAGATCATCTCCGAGGCTGGAACATGTTGCCCAGGATAAAAATGAGCGAGAGCACATCATTATGCGGAATTTCTCTAAAGTCTTATGGAATGTTTTGAAGCAGTGCAACGAGAAACTAAAA GTTGCTGAAGGTGAAATTTTCACTCTCAAGGATAGCCTTCGAAGAGAACAGCTAAAATCTCTTGGATTGGAGACAGAGTTGATCAGTCTCAAGTCCTCTTGTCTGGCACAGCCATGTATACCTGAGGTAGAAGTCATTGTAAATGCAAAAGAACACTTTGAGGTTGACGCGGCTTTGACTAATGAA AGGAATGTCGATGACGATTCTTGCAATCTTATAAAGGCCAGAAGAGAAGCTGGAGCAGAAGAATCCAGCGAGACTCCTGTGCCTAAAGTG AGGAATGTCGATGATGATTCTTGCAACCTTATCAAGGCAAGAAGAGAAGCTGGAGCAGAAGAATCCAGCGAGTCTCCTGTGCTTAGTGTGCTA AGGAATGTCGATGATGATTCTTGCAACCTTATCGAGGCAAGAAGAGAAGCTGGCTCAGAAGAATCCAGCAAGTCTCCTGTCCCTAATGTG AGAAATGTCGATGTTGATTCTTGCAACCTTATCAATCCCAGAAGAGAAGCCAGCACAGAAGAATCCAGCGAGTCTCCTGTGCTAAGCAAAAAT GTGAAAGATGCTGAACTTGTTCCATGTCACTTGTCTTCTGAGAATGATGCAGAGCCAAGA CAATCTGTTAATTCTGAAGAAAATGTGGGGATTCCTTCTACGATTACTCATGTTGAAGCTGAAGTTACCGACTTTCAAAGAGATCAG GCCATCCAGAATCAAGATGATCCAACACCTTCACCAGAACAAGTTGAAGTTAGTCAAGATTGCATCAACAGCGGGCTGTCTAACGTTCAAACAAAATCCGCAATATCCCGCAGATTTCCAGATTCAGAGAAGCAAGAAAG AAACAGAAGACTGTTGCCAGCGTCATCCAGGTCGCTAACTGAGGAAATGAATGACTTGGAGATAAAAGATATCCAGACTGAGAAACAACAG GTTAAAACCACCAACACTCGTGTTCAAAAGAAAGCAGTATCAATCCAAGGTCAGGAAACTGAAGTCCCTCCCCGTGAAGCAGAACCTGCATCAACTAAGAAACAGAAGAATGGacagaaaccaaaaag GAGACTCCAACCTGCTTCTTCTGTGTTATTAACAAGAGAAATAAACACCTTGGAGATAGAGGATGATATCGCCGAGCCAAAG GTGAACAGAGGTGGAAAGAAGACGACAGTGTCACAACCGAGAAGCCAAGGGAGTGTCACTCTCCTCCGCCTCCTCACAAACAACCTTCATCTCTAA
- a CDS encoding DNA-directed RNA polymerase I subunit RPA12-like protein (FUNCTIONS IN: molecular_function unknown; INVOLVED IN: biological_process unknown; LOCATED IN: endomembrane system; BEST Arabidopsis thaliana protein match is: TFIIB zinc-binding protein (TAIR:AT3G25940.1).), giving the protein MEKSRESDILFCNLCGTMLVLKSTKYAECPLCETTRNGKEIIDKNLAYTVTTEVCVFLYSALWILIFRCIHMCVNQSNLVSVSRSCKDLSS; this is encoded by the exons ATGGAGAAATCTCGTGAAAGTGATATCTTGTTCTGTAATTTGTGTGGGACAATGCTGGTCTTGAAATCAACCAAGTATGCAGAATGTCCACTATGCGAAACAACGCGAAATGGCAAAG AAATCATTGACAAGAATTTAGCTTACACAGTTACTACTGAGGTATGTGTTTTCCTTTACTCAGCATTGTGGATTCTTATCTTTCGCTGCATCCATATGTGTgtaaatcaatcaaatttggtttctgTTTCACGGAGTTGCAAAGATCTCAGCTCTTGA
- a CDS encoding uncharacterized protein (unknown protein; FUNCTIONS IN: molecular_function unknown; INVOLVED IN: biological_process unknown; LOCATED IN: chloroplast; EXPRESSED IN: 20 plant structures; EXPRESSED DURING: 11 growth stages; Has 26 Blast hits to 26 proteins in 9 species: Archae - 0; Bacteria - 0; Metazoa - 0; Fungi - 2; Plants - 24; Viruses - 0; Other Eukaryotes - 0 (source: NCBI BLink).), whose amino-acid sequence METIAVQNAPGKQVSGLRPFKNPKRRSSRGSLSRSGGSLALPLNPTSSWGSSPAYPPPHSYSQPPLLPLPRVNSSTVPLQRVNSSRPRVNNNSSLNRVAQTKAISETHMKKAEFIESARLTRTGSVPIQANQLRDFPEGFDGYPGPAIMLLSPPPSSLPMPRFSIKPKLRCNVEAAGKSDVATNNIRRVLQLR is encoded by the coding sequence ATGGAAACAATAGCAGTTCAAAATGCACCGGGTAAACAAGTTTCGGGTTTGAGACCATTCAAGAACCCTAAAAGAAGGAGTTCTCGTGGTTCTCTTTCAAGATCCGGAGGAAGTTTGGCTCTTCCTCTTAATCCAACGTCGTCTTGGGGATCTTCTCCGGCATATCCGCCGCCGCATAGTTACTCTCAGCCTCCTCTTCTCCCTCTACCACGTGTCAACAGCTCAACTGTTCCTCTGCAACGCGTCAACAGCTCTCGACCACGTGTCAACAACAACTCTTCTCTCAATCGCGTTGCTCAGACAAAAGCTATTTCTGAAACACACATGAAGAAAGCAGAGTTCATCGAATCTGCGAGACTGACTCGAACCGGTTCAGTGCCGATCCAGGCGAACCAGTTGCGTGATTTTCCTGAAGGATTCGATGGCTACCCCGGTCCAGCGATCATGTTATTATCTCCGCCACCGAGTAGTTTGCCCATGCCTAGGTTTTCGATCAAACCGAAGCTTCGTTGCAACGTAGAAGCTGCTGGGAAAAGTGACGTAGCTACCAATAACATCCGGCGAGTTTTACAGCTCCGGTGA